The Tenebrio molitor chromosome 7, icTenMoli1.1, whole genome shotgun sequence region CAAGACGTGTCTGGCCACGCAAAGCTCCCTCGACAAGCTCGCGTCTTTGATAGAAGTAAGCGCGAACTGGAACGGGCCTATTTCGTTAGCGACGTTCGCCGCCAGCGACGAAGAACTCAACTCCCTCCTCTTATACATATTCTTCCTGAGGGAGTGCAATGCCAAAATAAGGGAACAAGTCAGCTTTCATTTAGCTTTTCCGAAAGACCACCGACCCAAAAACATCAACGTCGACTTGGACAAGCTCGAACAGATGAGCTGCGCCAATCCGGTCGGTGCTCTCCAACACTTGGTCAAGCAGTACCTCAAGGGGGTCAGCAAGTGGAGGACGAAGTTGCCCTATCCGCAGAaccatttgagaaatttggcccGCAAGAACTGTCAGAGTAAGTATGTTTTTCTGACGGACGTGGACATCATCCCCAACAGGAATATGGTGGAGGAGTTGGACAAGTTCTTGGAGCAGGTCAAGTGCAAAGGGTTGTGTGCGTACGTCATACCCACGTACGAGCTAGACGACAGGGTACGTTTCCCTCCGAACAAGACTGAACTGATTCGGTTGGCGAACAAGGGCCTAGCGAGACCCTTTCATCACAAGGTCTTCATTTACAACCAGTTCGCAACCAATTTTACCAAGTAAGTTTAAGAGTCAGTTGGGATGAAGCTTCTATTGGTACTTGCAGGTGGCAGAGTACCGGAAATGATATTTCGGAAGTCCACATCAGCCATCCAGTGACTAACTTCGAGTTTTTGTACGAACCCTTCTACGTAGCACCGGATACGGTACCACCGCACGACGAGAGATTCGTGGGTTATGGCTACACAAGAAACAGTCAGGTACCAAAGAGAAACAGTTAAAACTCCTTAGCACTTAGATTCTAGTACCACCATTATTAAAGCAGTTCCTTTACTTGGAAAATTTTTGGTACTTTCAGAGAGAATTTTTTGCTGCAAGCAGCTTTACAGTTGTGTAAGAATTTTTTGGGTGCATCTAAATTAAGTCCAGTTGAAGTTCTGCGGACAGGAACCAAATCTAGAGAAGTTGCAGTACCATTTAGTACTCTTTGAAGGTTTAcgtagattaattttttttttactttgggttaatttatctttttaattttggttGTTTCAGGTGTACGAGATGTTTGTGGCGGGGTACGAGTTCTTGGTACTGTCGCCGACGTTCACTTGTCACTGGGGGTTGCAGGTGAAGAGGACGCGGCCGCCTTGGCGCGAGCATCAGAACAATCTGAACCGGAAACACTTCGACGGCTTCAAGCGCGAGATCTTCGCCAAGTACGACAAGGACCCGCTGAACATGATGTCAGTACGAAAGAACTGAACCAAATTGATTTATGCACAGCATGTATTTCGTGTAACACGCAactgattattttgtttacaaTAAAGTATTCGAAAGAGGTTTCGTTTTGTTAGAATCGAGTCACGTTCCTGACGAAAGCTCTCAGCTCGGATATCCTGGAGTAGACTCCGGGGTATTCCGGGCGGGCGCATCCGAACCCCCAAGACACGACGCCCACTAAGAGCCCGTCAGCCACCACGGGTCCGCCGGAATCGCCCTGAAACGGCGCGCTAGGGGTGAGAACTTAAGGGATGAATGAATACCTGGCACGAATCCTTTCCTGATGCAGCGGCGCAGAACATTCTCGCGCTTATTGTCATCTCTTGGCCGTACGCTTTCTGGCACTGCTCGTTGCTCAAGTAGGGAATCTTCACCACTTGTAACTGCGAGGGGAGGTCGCCCCCTTCGGTAAGGGTCCCCCAACCGGTCACGATGAAATTCGCATCTGGGGATATTTGATAGTCGCTCGGAACCAACCCTATCGGCATCGCCGAGGGTGAGTAGTTTATGGGGTGCGCTAGACGCAAGATGGAAATGTCGTAGTCCATTGTTGAAACGTCGAATAGAGGGTGTTGATGGACTTCAGCAACTCCTATTACTTGGCCCCCTTCAGTGACTGTATTGGAGCCGACCCTGACCGACATACTGAACGGCCAGATCCTACCaatcaatatacagggtgttattgaaagttgtacagatattttaatcacgagctactggcttcatgtagaactcgaaaaaaatatttaaaaaattctacgtcaaaaaataaaatgacatttattttttgagctacaattttttaaaattacttttagttttctacgttgttctACAaactcgtaggtaaaattttggcacattttaaaaatacaccctgtatatcatgttttataaaatgtacgccaatgcgaagtaacctataggaaatatgctttaaaacaaggaaaccgcattggtgtacgtttaataaaatatgatatacagggtgtatttttaaaatgtgccgaaattttaccgacggggttgtttgacaacgtagaagactaaaaccaattaaaaaaaattgtagctcaaaaaataaatgtcattttattttttgacatagaccCTGTAGATTAGCAAATATCTCTGATACGGTCCTGGACATACCCGTCGGTACAATGACCAGCTGTTATGACGAAGTTCTTGCTGATTATGATCCCCCCACACATGAGATGTCCAAAATGGAGGAGAGACACTTGGTAAGGAAACTCCTCGATGGTCGTTGTCGTCCCTCCAACGATCCTACTGTCAAGCTTTTGCACTTTGGGGGCGCCTAAATTCAAcacgttttaattttaagacTCACAAAAATTGGAACTTACCGCTAGCGGCCACCACAAGAGCAAGAAGTACCAATGGAAGCATGTTGAGATGTGAATCGATTGTCAAAAAATTCtctttttatatcttttttgaGCGGAGTTTCGTAATTGGTTCTTTTGCGCACAAAATGTTATCAACCAAGAATGAGAGTACAAATAGTGGAAACAATAGGGAAACGCAATTAAGacaatgaaattatttactttgaaagaaaaaatttaaagagtgtaattatttattgtggatCTTGACAAAAACACTGATTGCTAAATTActtcgaaattattttatctatgtAGGTTCTGAACTGTGACACTTTCGTGTAGACTCCAGGGTTGTTCCTTTCTGCGCAACCGTTTCCCCAAGAGGTGACCCCTGCCAGAACTCCATCGATGACGAAAGGACCTCCAGAGTCCCCCTAAATCAACAATATTAACAATTTCCTTTGCAGGTACTGCGGGTACTACCTGACAAGCATCTTTGCCTCCTTCTCTGTAACCAGCACAAAACATTCTCTTGGTTATGTCCCCAAAATAAAAAGTGCCGCATTGAGAAGTACTTATGGTGGGTAGTTTGGCTTGTTGCAGTTCCACTGGTTGGTCCCCATCTTTGGACAAACGCCCCCAACCCGTGACCACTCCCAGTTGATTGTCCAAAATTTCAACACCTTGTTGTGGCAACGGTATCACTTGCACCGACGCAGACAATTGAAATTGAGTCTTCAGCTGTAGTACCGAAATGTCACAATCTAGACTGGTACTGTCGTAGTTGGGGTGTTGGTAGATGTGAACCACTGGACGTATTTGTCCGTTTTGGTCGATGAACGAAGAACCAGCTCGTACCAGAAGGTATACAGGCAAGAATCTGGAATTGAGTGAGTGGTACTTTGTTAATTTTGGTTGGGACTTACCCGTCGGTGCAATGAGCCGCCGTCAAGACGTAGAGAGGGTGGATCAAAGTACCACCACAAAAGTGCGAATCGATGTAGATTACGGAGACTTGGTACGGGAACTCCTCGATGGTGGCTGTGGTACCACCAACAATCCGGCTGTCCAACTGGGGGACGAAGACCGACGTGCCAAATACTGAATCTGAAAGAAAATGTAGAGTTACGTACTGGAGTACCAAAAATTGGTCAGTACCAGGGAAGACTGATCAAAAGAGAGTTTCtgcaagaatttttattgacaataaattttacaataaattagtTGATTATGGCATCGATGTAGTCTTTGAAATAGGACACTTTGGTGTAAACTCCTGGACTGTTAGCGGCTCCACAGCCATCTCCCCAAGAAGTTATCCCCAAGAGAAGAGTACCATCAATCAAGGGCCCGCCAGAATCTCCCTAAAACATGTCAAAAAACACATCGAATCTTCCacctttaaaataatatacttGACAAGTATCCTTTAGTCCTGCCACATATCCTGCACAGAACATTCTATCTGTTATCTTGTTTCCATAAACCAGGATACACATTTGCTGGTCCAGTGTGGGCAAATCGACTTTCTGAAGTTGCATCGGTAGAGGTCCATTCTCGGAGAGTCTGCCCCAGCCGGTGGCGGTACCACAGATATC contains the following coding sequences:
- the LOC138134369 gene encoding beta-1,4-glucuronyltransferase 1 isoform X1 — translated: MSSEEGSCRLWNISILAVVFLSIYNVLLTLKLMYSPECVKSPAPAVRLAPKAPKCDPPKHANAKNDPMFKLDLRLGRWDNRLNYKLFDNIVVGERFAALSDHHKTCLATQSSLDKLASLIEVSANWNGPISLATFAASDEELNSLLLYIFFLRECNAKIREQVSFHLAFPKDHRPKNINVDLDKLEQMSCANPVGALQHLVKQYLKGVSKWRTKLPYPQNHLRNLARKNCQSKYVFLTDVDIIPNRNMVEELDKFLEQVKCKGLCAYVIPTYELDDRVRFPPNKTELIRLANKGLARPFHHKVFIYNQFATNFTKWQSTGNDISEVHISHPVTNFEFLYEPFYVAPDTVPPHDERFVGYGYTRNSQVYEMFVAGYEFLVLSPTFTCHWGLQVKRTRPPWREHQNNLNRKHFDGFKREIFAKYDKDPLNMMSVRKN
- the LOC138134369 gene encoding beta-1,4-glucuronyltransferase 1 isoform X2; amino-acid sequence: MIQGSCRLWNISILAVVFLSIYNVLLTLKLMYSPECVKSPAPAVRLAPKAPKCDPPKHANAKNDPMFKLDLRLGRWDNRLNYKLFDNIVVGERFAALSDHHKTCLATQSSLDKLASLIEVSANWNGPISLATFAASDEELNSLLLYIFFLRECNAKIREQVSFHLAFPKDHRPKNINVDLDKLEQMSCANPVGALQHLVKQYLKGVSKWRTKLPYPQNHLRNLARKNCQSKYVFLTDVDIIPNRNMVEELDKFLEQVKCKGLCAYVIPTYELDDRVRFPPNKTELIRLANKGLARPFHHKVFIYNQFATNFTKWQSTGNDISEVHISHPVTNFEFLYEPFYVAPDTVPPHDERFVGYGYTRNSQVYEMFVAGYEFLVLSPTFTCHWGLQVKRTRPPWREHQNNLNRKHFDGFKREIFAKYDKDPLNMMSVRKN
- the LOC138134369 gene encoding beta-1,4-glucuronyltransferase 1 isoform X3 — translated: MSSEEGSCRLWNISILAVVFLSIYNVLLTLKLMYSPECVKSPAPAVRLAPKAPKCDPPKHANAKNDPMFKLDLRLGRWDNRLNYKLFDNIVVGERFAALSDHHKTCLATQSSLDKLASLIEVSANWNGPISLATFAASDEELNSLLLYIFFLRECNAKIREQVSFHLAFPKDHRPKNINVDLDKLEQMSCANPVGALQHLVKQYLKGVSKWRTKLPYPQNHLRNLARKNCQSKYVFLTDVDIIPNRNMVEELDKFLEQVKCKGLCAYVIPTYELDDRVRFPPNKTELIRLANKGLARPFHHKVFIYNQFATNFTKWQSTGNDISEVHISHPVTNFEFLYEPFYVAPDTVPPHDERFVGYGYTRNSQREFFAASSFTVV
- the LOC138134374 gene encoding trypsin-1-like isoform X1, which translates into the protein MAGASVLLLTILCATNSVFGTSVFVPQLDSRIVGGTTATIEEFPYQVSVIYIDSHFCGGTLIHPLYVLTAAHCTDGFLPVYLLVRAGSSFIDQNGQIRPVVHIYQHPNYDSTSLDCDISVLQLKTQFQLSASVQVIPLPQQGVEILDNQLGVVTGWGRLSKDGDQPVELQQAKLPTISTSQCGTFYFGDITKRMFCAGYREGGKDACQGDSGGPFVIDGVLAGVTSWGNGCAERNNPGVYTKVSQFRTYIDKIISK